One Rhizobium acidisoli DNA window includes the following coding sequences:
- a CDS encoding MFS transporter — MTSVRIQDNVLVAVMIACVGTCYGFGLSLFPQIIPDMRKDLAFDYSFVGTVTGLVQFSTVAFAVLGTWLVHRIGAARTVVASVSLCGLCLSSIPISDNLYVVAGLLMVAGATGASTFVPMINLASRVVRAEQRGFAMSLISSAPAFGVLINSALVAAYAGSGHWQMVWFLTGAATIALAVVTHILFGRAGLFDSGTSHETLAPTAGGSASLRSIMPWVMLIFALGFINGLMPYPYLTYLSPFLREELGYSVGFASWLWATIGAVGIGAGFAIGTISSRLGSRYAMLTCYSSFLAAGALVVLDPSMELSILSGIFFSLGFYPIYGLLPAYVSHRATPRVAVTVLGICTVFQGIGGTTGNFFGGVIKTSTESFSGIYLAVAVTAAVAAAMTISLPKDRSAQAV; from the coding sequence ATGACGAGCGTGCGTATCCAGGATAACGTCCTCGTAGCCGTCATGATCGCCTGCGTCGGCACGTGTTACGGATTCGGCCTCAGCCTTTTTCCTCAGATCATCCCCGACATGCGGAAAGATCTTGCCTTCGACTATTCCTTCGTCGGCACGGTCACCGGCCTGGTGCAGTTTTCCACAGTGGCATTCGCCGTGCTCGGTACCTGGCTCGTCCATCGCATCGGCGCCGCACGGACGGTGGTGGCGTCCGTGTCGCTCTGCGGGCTCTGCCTGTCGAGCATCCCCATCAGCGACAATCTCTATGTGGTTGCCGGCCTGCTGATGGTCGCCGGCGCGACTGGCGCATCGACTTTCGTGCCGATGATCAATCTTGCCTCGCGGGTGGTAAGAGCAGAACAGCGCGGCTTTGCCATGAGCCTGATCTCCAGCGCCCCGGCCTTTGGCGTCCTCATCAACAGCGCACTCGTGGCGGCATACGCCGGAAGCGGTCACTGGCAGATGGTCTGGTTCCTCACAGGCGCGGCCACGATCGCACTGGCCGTTGTCACCCACATTCTCTTCGGGCGGGCCGGCCTCTTCGACAGCGGGACAAGTCACGAAACGCTGGCGCCAACTGCCGGCGGTTCAGCAAGCCTGCGCTCCATCATGCCATGGGTGATGCTGATTTTCGCGCTCGGCTTCATCAACGGCCTGATGCCATATCCCTATCTCACCTATCTCTCGCCGTTTCTGCGCGAGGAGCTCGGCTACTCCGTCGGCTTTGCCTCATGGCTCTGGGCAACGATCGGGGCGGTGGGGATCGGCGCAGGCTTCGCCATTGGCACAATATCGTCGCGTCTCGGATCGCGCTATGCCATGCTGACCTGTTACTCAAGCTTCCTCGCCGCCGGCGCCCTCGTCGTCCTCGATCCCTCGATGGAACTCTCGATTCTGTCCGGCATCTTCTTTTCGCTGGGCTTTTATCCGATCTATGGCTTGCTGCCGGCCTACGTCTCACATCGCGCCACGCCCCGCGTCGCGGTGACTGTCTTGGGCATCTGCACCGTGTTCCAAGGCATCGGCGGCACGACAGGGAACTTCTTTGGCGGCGTGATCAAGACATCGACTGAGAGTTTCAGCGGCATCTATCTCGCCGTCGCAGTTACGGCCGCCGTCGCCGCGGCGATGACGATCTCGCTGCCGAAGGACCGGAGTGCGCAGGCCGTGTAG
- a CDS encoding MFS transporter: MKIAPQQRIYVCFFLFAVSLGALLSRMPDLQVALGVDKSELGLTLIGAAIGALISLTLSSPVIARLGARTTAFITVLGTSALLSLVPWIGAAPVVFCVLFVEGLLAGALEINLNVEIDRIEAQLGRGVMNRAHGFWSLGFFVTALVSSVVRQAGISMQLHLAVTFVAVLVLGVWAISGMRNAPARTPLNEGKAPLVALPTRSLMPLCVIGIAAFLVEGAGIDWSAIYMRDVFSVEPFIGGLGLTLFTFCMALARLFVDPLVDRFGPRAIATMLLVLSAIGICAVWGAPHAYVALAGFALMGAGCSAVYPLAVSAAAQRTDRAAHLNVAALGQMTFVVFFLAPPLLGFIAEHAGIRTSYLVCLPLIIYALFSVKVLAQRRAACDGRVASVRSVNG, translated from the coding sequence ATGAAAATCGCTCCGCAGCAGCGGATCTATGTCTGCTTCTTTCTCTTCGCCGTGTCGCTGGGGGCGCTGTTGTCGAGGATGCCGGATTTGCAGGTTGCGCTTGGCGTCGACAAGTCGGAGCTTGGGTTGACGTTGATCGGGGCTGCGATCGGCGCCTTGATTTCGTTGACTTTGTCTTCGCCTGTGATCGCCCGCCTTGGCGCGCGGACAACGGCATTCATTACTGTTCTCGGCACGTCTGCGTTGCTGTCGCTGGTGCCGTGGATCGGTGCGGCGCCGGTCGTGTTCTGTGTGCTTTTCGTCGAGGGGTTGCTCGCCGGGGCGCTGGAGATCAATCTCAATGTCGAGATTGATCGCATCGAAGCACAGTTAGGACGCGGCGTGATGAACAGGGCGCATGGTTTCTGGAGCCTCGGCTTCTTCGTCACGGCGCTTGTCTCCTCAGTCGTCCGCCAAGCCGGTATTTCGATGCAACTCCATCTCGCCGTGACCTTTGTCGCGGTGCTTGTGCTCGGCGTCTGGGCGATTTCAGGCATGCGCAATGCGCCCGCGCGAACCCCGTTGAATGAAGGCAAGGCGCCACTGGTGGCGCTTCCCACCCGGAGCCTTATGCCACTCTGCGTGATCGGCATCGCGGCCTTTCTCGTCGAAGGTGCCGGGATCGACTGGTCGGCGATCTATATGCGCGACGTGTTTTCAGTCGAGCCGTTTATTGGCGGACTAGGATTGACGCTCTTTACTTTCTGCATGGCACTGGCGCGCCTGTTCGTCGATCCGCTGGTCGATCGGTTTGGCCCGCGGGCCATCGCCACGATGCTGCTTGTCCTTTCGGCGATCGGCATTTGCGCCGTCTGGGGCGCTCCGCATGCCTATGTGGCACTGGCGGGCTTTGCCTTGATGGGCGCCGGCTGCAGCGCGGTCTATCCTCTCGCCGTCTCGGCGGCGGCCCAGCGCACAGATCGCGCGGCGCATCTCAACGTCGCCGCCCTTGGCCAGATGACCTTCGTCGTCTTCTTCCTGGCGCCGCCGCTGCTCGGTTTCATTGCCGAACATGCGGGCATCAGGACATCCTATCTCGTCTGCCTTCCGTTGATCATCTACGCGCTCTTTTCGGTCAAGGTGCTTGCTCAGCGCCGGGCGGCCTGCGACGGCAGAGTTGCGAGCGTTCGGAGCGTCAACGGGTGA
- a CDS encoding SMP-30/gluconolactonase/LRE family protein, whose protein sequence is MAEASIYEIHDPRFRQLIVTSAGLDELYSGCRWAEGPVWFNDANQLLWSDIPNQRMLRWTPESGVSVYRQPSNFANGHTRDRQGRLISCEHGMRRVTRTEIDGSITVLADRFEGVRLNSPNDVVVKSDGTIWFTDPTYGIMSDYEGYRAVPEQPTRNVYRLDPATGGLAAVVTDFIQPNGLAFSPDESILYVADSAASHDESLPRHIRAFDVVDGLRLENGRVFCLIDSGIPDGIRTDVNGHLWSSAGDGVHCFDPAGKLIGKIRVPQTVANLTFGGPKRNRLFIAATRSIYSVYVAVSGAQMP, encoded by the coding sequence ATGGCCGAGGCCAGCATTTACGAAATCCACGACCCGCGCTTCCGGCAGTTGATCGTAACTAGTGCCGGCCTCGATGAACTCTATTCCGGCTGCCGCTGGGCGGAGGGTCCCGTCTGGTTCAACGATGCGAACCAGCTGCTCTGGAGCGACATTCCCAATCAGCGCATGCTGCGATGGACGCCGGAGAGCGGCGTCTCCGTCTATCGGCAACCCTCGAACTTCGCCAATGGCCACACGCGCGACCGGCAGGGACGGCTGATCTCCTGCGAACACGGGATGCGCCGCGTCACACGCACCGAGATCGACGGCTCGATCACTGTGCTCGCCGATCGTTTCGAAGGCGTCAGGCTCAATTCGCCGAACGACGTGGTGGTGAAATCCGACGGCACGATCTGGTTCACCGATCCCACCTACGGCATCATGTCGGATTATGAAGGCTATCGCGCCGTGCCGGAGCAGCCGACCCGCAACGTCTACCGGCTCGATCCGGCGACCGGGGGGCTTGCGGCTGTCGTCACCGATTTCATCCAGCCGAATGGCTTGGCCTTCTCCCCCGACGAGAGCATTCTTTACGTGGCGGATTCGGCGGCAAGCCATGATGAAAGCCTGCCGCGCCATATAAGAGCTTTCGACGTGGTCGACGGCCTCAGGCTTGAAAACGGCCGCGTCTTCTGCCTGATCGACAGCGGCATTCCGGACGGCATCCGCACCGACGTGAACGGACACCTCTGGTCGAGCGCTGGTGATGGCGTGCATTGCTTCGATCCGGCCGGCAAACTAATCGGCAAGATCCGCGTGCCGCAAACCGTCGCTAACCTCACCTTCGGTGGTCCCAAGCGCAACCGGCTATTCATCGCGGCGACGCGTTCGATCTATTCAGTCTATGTCGCCGTCAGCGGGGCTCAGATGCCGTGA
- a CDS encoding ABC transporter permease, which yields MTPVLRLFSKPWIWSWLAALTVWFLTIMVTLGASTLGLSQAALTFAAFSVIVGLGQMFVITLGPGNIDLSVPATMTLAGTVALKLMNVENGMILPGLLIAVVIGLAVGLGNYALIKVLRIPPIIATLSMSFIVQSAAIWTNRGLRIKPPGMLAEFTTSNTLGVPNVAIVALLISLLAWFLLEKTIYGRWISAIGQSMPAARMAGIPVDGTRFVTYLFCAVLASLAGYLLACFSGGAALNMGSEYLLMSIAVVVIGGTAVAGGDSNVPGIWGASLFMFLVVSMLNTYGVGAGIRLIMTGLIIISVIMLAGGRRAGMR from the coding sequence ATGACTCCTGTCCTTCGTCTTTTCAGCAAACCGTGGATCTGGTCGTGGCTTGCCGCCCTCACCGTCTGGTTCCTGACGATCATGGTGACGCTCGGCGCCAGCACGCTCGGCCTGTCGCAGGCAGCCCTCACCTTCGCGGCCTTCTCGGTCATCGTCGGCCTCGGCCAGATGTTCGTCATCACGCTCGGTCCCGGCAATATCGATCTCTCGGTTCCCGCCACCATGACGCTCGCCGGCACGGTGGCGCTGAAGCTGATGAATGTCGAAAACGGCATGATCCTGCCCGGTCTTCTCATTGCCGTCGTCATCGGGCTTGCCGTCGGCCTCGGCAATTATGCGCTGATCAAGGTCCTGCGCATTCCGCCGATCATCGCCACACTGTCGATGAGCTTCATCGTCCAGTCCGCCGCGATCTGGACGAACCGCGGATTGCGCATCAAGCCTCCGGGAATGCTTGCGGAGTTCACCACCTCGAACACGCTCGGCGTGCCGAATGTGGCGATCGTCGCACTCTTGATCTCGCTGCTTGCCTGGTTCCTGCTCGAGAAGACGATCTACGGGCGCTGGATCTCGGCGATCGGCCAGAGCATGCCGGCGGCGCGCATGGCGGGCATACCGGTCGACGGCACGCGCTTCGTCACTTACCTGTTCTGCGCCGTGCTCGCCTCGCTCGCAGGCTATCTGCTTGCCTGTTTCTCCGGCGGCGCGGCGCTCAACATGGGCTCGGAATATCTCTTGATGTCGATCGCCGTCGTCGTGATCGGCGGCACGGCGGTCGCCGGCGGGGATTCCAACGTGCCGGGCATCTGGGGCGCATCGCTCTTCATGTTCCTGGTCGTCTCGATGCTCAACACCTATGGGGTCGGCGCCGGCATCCGCCTCATCATGACCGGCCTCATTATCATCAGCGTCATCATGCTCGCCGGCGGCCGCCGGGCCGGCATGCGATAA
- a CDS encoding ABC transporter permease — protein sequence MTFRLSSDALRLAIPALSLTLLLAAVFWLQPRAMSYVGLNLLFNLAVPIALATIAQMLVMAVNDLDLSMGTFVSFVACVTATFLRDTPLIGILILAGAIATYAALGVVIHLRNLPSIVVTLGMSFVWGGLAVLLLPAPGGQAPDWVRWLMTVKPPLVPMAIVASIVIAAVAHLLVMRSSLGVLIRGIGGNQRSVERAGWSIVAARASAYGLAGLFAVLAGIALVGLTTSADANIALRYTLLSIAGVILGGGEFIGGRVSPVGAVIGALTLTLAGSFLSFLRISPDWQIGAQGAILIVVLALRLMLNRLEKREKRR from the coding sequence ATGACGTTCCGGCTGTCGTCCGACGCCTTGCGTCTTGCGATCCCCGCTCTGTCGTTGACGCTGCTGCTTGCCGCCGTCTTCTGGCTGCAGCCGCGCGCCATGAGCTATGTCGGGCTCAACCTGCTGTTCAATCTGGCTGTGCCGATTGCGCTGGCGACGATCGCCCAGATGCTGGTGATGGCGGTCAACGATCTCGATCTGTCGATGGGCACCTTCGTCAGCTTCGTCGCCTGCGTCACCGCAACCTTTCTGCGGGATACTCCCCTGATCGGCATCCTGATCCTTGCCGGCGCGATTGCCACCTATGCGGCCCTCGGTGTCGTCATCCATCTGCGCAACCTGCCGTCCATTGTCGTCACCCTCGGCATGAGCTTCGTTTGGGGCGGCCTTGCGGTGCTGTTGCTACCGGCACCCGGCGGTCAGGCGCCGGACTGGGTGCGCTGGTTGATGACGGTCAAGCCGCCACTGGTGCCGATGGCGATCGTTGCCAGCATCGTCATCGCTGCCGTCGCCCATCTCCTCGTCATGCGCTCCTCGCTCGGCGTGCTGATCCGCGGCATCGGCGGCAACCAGCGCTCGGTCGAGCGCGCCGGCTGGTCGATCGTCGCAGCGCGCGCCAGCGCCTACGGCCTGGCCGGCCTGTTTGCGGTGCTTGCCGGCATCGCCCTCGTCGGCCTGACGACCTCGGCCGATGCCAATATCGCGCTGCGCTACACGCTGCTGTCGATCGCCGGCGTCATCCTTGGCGGCGGCGAGTTCATCGGCGGCCGCGTCTCCCCTGTCGGCGCCGTCATCGGCGCGCTGACGCTGACGCTTGCCGGCTCGTTCCTCTCCTTCCTGCGCATCTCGCCCGATTGGCAGATCGGGGCGCAGGGCGCGATCCTGATCGTCGTGCTCGCGCTTCGGCTGATGCTGAACCGGCTGGAGAAGCGGGAGAAACGCCGATGA
- a CDS encoding sugar ABC transporter ATP-binding protein, whose amino-acid sequence MDEVLKAVIAVDGAKVSFGAVRALDGVTLRVMPGECVGLVGHNGAGKSTIVSVINGGLTPHEGSVASDGERLERYGINAARARGVRCVFQELSLCPNLSIVENTRIMHRHLGGFGWRRRAAGVIEKSLDAVFPGHGIDSGRTVGDLSIAERQMVEISMAFSDAGVAPRLVILDEPTSSLDASLARQMLDHVRRFVAGGGSVIFISHILHEILETSDRIVVMKDGRVVAERPADGFDHHGLVEAMGTVAKEETAQRSTRDQSAAPLVLSHQTKGLPFSARKGEIIALAGLAGHGQTELLLALHAAQSGNWLPERDPLVTFVAGDRRLNGVFELWSILRNFSIASLGDLSRRGLIVANEEETKGADWKRRIEIRTPDMANRILSLSGGNQQKVLFARALSTRAPIVLMDDPMRGVDVGTKQEVYAIIRDEAARGRTFIWYSTEMDEVRLCDRVYVFREGRITAELAGDAVNETNIIAASFEGVAA is encoded by the coding sequence ATGGATGAGGTTTTGAAGGCGGTGATCGCCGTCGATGGCGCCAAGGTGAGCTTCGGCGCCGTCAGGGCGCTCGACGGCGTCACGCTCCGCGTCATGCCGGGCGAATGCGTCGGGCTCGTCGGCCACAATGGCGCCGGCAAATCGACGATCGTCAGTGTGATCAATGGCGGCCTCACCCCGCACGAAGGAAGTGTGGCAAGCGACGGCGAGCGGCTGGAGCGTTATGGCATCAACGCGGCGCGGGCCCGCGGCGTGCGCTGCGTCTTCCAGGAGCTTTCGCTCTGCCCCAACCTGTCCATCGTTGAGAACACTCGCATCATGCATCGTCATCTCGGCGGCTTCGGCTGGCGCAGGCGTGCGGCCGGGGTCATCGAGAAGAGCCTCGATGCCGTCTTTCCCGGCCACGGCATCGACAGCGGCCGCACCGTCGGCGATCTGTCGATCGCCGAGCGGCAGATGGTCGAGATTTCAATGGCCTTTTCCGACGCCGGCGTTGCGCCGCGGCTGGTGATCCTCGACGAGCCGACCTCGTCGCTCGATGCGAGCCTTGCCCGCCAGATGCTCGATCATGTCCGCCGCTTCGTCGCCGGCGGCGGCTCGGTCATCTTCATCTCGCATATCCTGCACGAAATTCTCGAAACCTCCGACCGCATCGTCGTCATGAAGGACGGCCGCGTCGTTGCCGAGCGTCCGGCCGATGGATTCGACCATCACGGTCTCGTCGAAGCGATGGGCACCGTTGCGAAGGAGGAGACCGCGCAGCGCTCGACGCGCGACCAATCCGCCGCTCCGCTCGTTCTGTCCCATCAGACGAAAGGCCTTCCCTTCAGCGCCCGCAAGGGCGAGATTATCGCACTGGCGGGACTGGCCGGCCACGGGCAGACCGAATTGCTGCTTGCCCTGCATGCCGCCCAGTCCGGCAACTGGCTGCCTGAGCGCGATCCGCTCGTCACCTTCGTCGCCGGCGACCGCCGCCTGAACGGCGTCTTCGAGCTCTGGAGCATCCTGCGCAACTTCTCTATCGCCTCGCTCGGTGACCTGTCGCGGCGAGGCCTCATCGTCGCAAACGAGGAAGAGACGAAAGGCGCCGACTGGAAGCGGCGGATCGAAATCCGCACGCCCGATATGGCCAACCGCATCCTGTCGCTGTCCGGCGGCAATCAGCAGAAGGTGCTCTTTGCCCGCGCGCTTTCAACGCGCGCGCCGATCGTCCTGATGGACGATCCGATGCGCGGCGTCGACGTCGGGACCAAGCAGGAGGTCTACGCCATCATCCGTGACGAAGCGGCGCGCGGCCGCACCTTCATCTGGTATTCCACCGAAATGGACGAAGTCCGCCTTTGCGACCGTGTCTACGTCTTCCGCGAAGGCCGCATCACCGCCGAACTCGCTGGCGACGCCGTCAACGAGACGAATATCATCGCTGCATCCTTCGAGGGGGTCGCCGCATGA
- a CDS encoding ABC transporter substrate-binding protein — MTIRKMLLASAAIACAAMPVSAFADTSAKKIALSNNYAGNSWRQAMLTSWGKVTGEAVKAGTVAAADPFTTAENQATEQAAQIQNMILQGYDAIVLNAASPTALNGAVKEACDAGITVVSFDGIVTEPCAWRIAVNFKEMGRSEVEYLSKKIPEGGNLLEIRGLAGVFVDDEISAGIHDGVKQYPQFKVVGSVHGDWAQDVAQKAVAGILPSLPDIVGVVTQGGDGYGAAQAIAATDRKMPTIIMGNREDELKWWKEQKDGKGYETMSVSIAPGVSTLAFWVAQQILDGKEVKKDLVVPFLRIDQDNLETNLANTQAGGVANVEYTQADAIKVIESAK, encoded by the coding sequence ATGACAATCCGCAAGATGCTTCTGGCATCGGCCGCTATTGCTTGCGCCGCGATGCCCGTTTCTGCCTTTGCCGATACGTCGGCCAAGAAAATCGCTCTTTCAAACAACTATGCCGGCAACTCATGGCGCCAGGCCATGCTGACAAGTTGGGGAAAGGTGACGGGTGAAGCCGTGAAGGCCGGCACCGTTGCCGCAGCCGACCCTTTCACCACCGCCGAGAACCAGGCGACGGAGCAGGCCGCGCAGATCCAGAACATGATCCTGCAGGGCTATGACGCCATCGTGCTGAACGCCGCCTCGCCGACGGCACTGAACGGCGCGGTCAAAGAAGCCTGCGATGCCGGCATCACCGTGGTGTCCTTCGACGGCATCGTGACCGAACCTTGCGCCTGGCGCATCGCCGTCAACTTCAAGGAAATGGGCCGCAGCGAAGTCGAGTACTTGTCGAAGAAAATCCCGGAAGGTGGCAATCTGCTGGAGATCCGCGGTCTTGCCGGTGTCTTCGTCGATGACGAGATCTCGGCGGGCATTCACGACGGCGTCAAGCAGTACCCGCAGTTCAAGGTCGTCGGCTCCGTTCACGGCGACTGGGCGCAGGACGTGGCGCAAAAGGCGGTTGCCGGCATCCTGCCGAGCCTGCCCGACATCGTCGGCGTGGTGACGCAGGGCGGCGACGGTTATGGCGCCGCGCAGGCGATTGCGGCGACTGACCGGAAGATGCCGACCATCATCATGGGCAACCGCGAAGACGAGTTGAAGTGGTGGAAGGAGCAGAAGGACGGCAAGGGCTACGAGACCATGTCCGTGTCGATCGCGCCCGGCGTCTCAACGCTCGCCTTCTGGGTCGCTCAGCAGATCCTCGACGGCAAGGAGGTCAAGAAGGACCTCGTGGTGCCCTTCCTGCGCATCGACCAGGACAATCTCGAAACGAACCTCGCCAATACCCAAGCCGGCGGCGTCGCCAACGTGGAATACACGCAGGCAGACGCCATCAAGGTCATCGAGTCGGCAAAGTAA
- a CDS encoding GAF domain-containing sensor histidine kinase, protein MLQLTPAAMFDHYLGISRLLAGQLDFRSAIRSVAAEVAHIIPHDHLDVCVLLEGGNYHTAYETGIETAWGDLAGAPVVNSPIRSLLWGEVDFLLAEDAMTDPRFHFEGAFKRPIVEESLRSRLHVPMKVQGTIIAALSCSSRTAGVYTMEDIERARIIADLLTPYFFALQAAEQAQRSAIVEAEARAREEGLRQGALKLTEALEQERQRIGMDLHDQTLADLTRLARRIDRLSRNGEVTPEALEPVSRSLQHCMQDLRQIIEQAKPSVLQLFGLAQAIEHHLDRSTRDTGSAIEWGLVDETHGALERLEPTVSVALFRIAQEAINNAVRHAAPLAVTVRLEADEERLSIEISDDGTGLAKARGRIGGGIDNMKTRARLISARFTTGPGHNNRGTVVRVVLPLTPHDPASGPD, encoded by the coding sequence ATGCTGCAACTCACACCGGCAGCGATGTTCGACCACTATCTCGGTATTTCCCGGCTGCTCGCGGGTCAGCTCGACTTCCGCTCGGCCATCCGTTCGGTTGCGGCCGAGGTCGCCCATATCATCCCGCACGACCACCTCGATGTCTGTGTGCTCCTGGAGGGCGGCAACTACCACACGGCCTACGAGACGGGCATCGAGACCGCCTGGGGCGATCTGGCCGGCGCGCCGGTGGTCAACAGCCCGATCCGTTCGCTGCTCTGGGGCGAGGTGGACTTTCTGCTGGCGGAAGACGCGATGACGGACCCGCGTTTCCATTTCGAGGGTGCATTCAAGCGGCCGATCGTCGAGGAGTCGCTGAGAAGTCGTCTGCATGTGCCGATGAAGGTGCAGGGCACGATCATCGCGGCGCTCTCCTGTTCATCGCGAACGGCAGGCGTCTATACGATGGAGGATATCGAACGCGCCCGCATCATCGCCGACCTGCTGACGCCCTATTTCTTCGCGCTGCAGGCTGCCGAACAGGCGCAACGCTCGGCGATCGTCGAGGCCGAGGCCCGGGCCCGCGAGGAGGGGCTACGGCAGGGCGCGCTGAAGCTGACCGAGGCGCTGGAGCAGGAACGCCAGCGGATCGGCATGGACCTGCACGACCAGACGCTTGCCGACCTGACACGGCTCGCCCGCCGGATCGATCGGCTGTCGCGCAACGGCGAAGTGACGCCGGAGGCGCTGGAGCCGGTCTCGCGTTCGCTGCAGCATTGCATGCAGGATCTGCGGCAGATCATTGAACAGGCAAAACCATCTGTGCTCCAGCTCTTCGGTCTCGCGCAGGCGATAGAGCACCATCTCGACCGATCGACCCGCGACACGGGATCGGCCATCGAATGGGGTCTGGTCGACGAAACGCACGGCGCATTGGAGCGGCTGGAACCGACCGTCAGCGTCGCGCTGTTCCGGATCGCGCAGGAGGCGATCAACAATGCGGTGCGCCATGCCGCGCCGCTCGCCGTGACGGTGCGGCTCGAGGCCGACGAGGAACGGCTGTCGATCGAAATTTCCGACGATGGAACGGGGCTTGCCAAGGCACGGGGACGGATCGGCGGCGGCATCGACAATATGAAGACCCGGGCGCGGCTGATCTCGGCGCGCTTCACCACCGGGCCCGGCCACAACAATCGCGGGACCGTGGTGCGCGTCGTGCTGCCGCTGACCCCGCACGACCCGGCAAGCGGGCCGGACTGA
- a CDS encoding response regulator transcription factor, whose protein sequence is MKVLIVEDDPLHRSYLHEAVNAALPECDTVIEAENGTVGEKLARDHKSAHIVMDLQMANRNGIEAARTIWKERPETRILFWSNYSDEAYVRGVSRIVPDGAAYGYVLKSASDERLKLALRSIFIESQCVIDREVRGLQQKSLGQTNGFTDSEYEILVDIALGLTDRAIAKRRGLSLRSVQNRLQQLYDKLDVYQSAGDHHEDGRFNLRARAVTVAFLRKLLNYSALERAEAELQEWLDGK, encoded by the coding sequence ATGAAGGTTCTGATCGTCGAGGACGACCCGCTGCACCGCTCCTATCTGCACGAGGCGGTCAACGCCGCGCTGCCGGAATGCGACACGGTGATCGAGGCCGAGAACGGAACGGTCGGCGAGAAGCTCGCCCGCGACCACAAGTCGGCGCATATCGTCATGGACCTGCAGATGGCAAACCGCAACGGCATCGAGGCGGCGCGCACGATCTGGAAGGAGCGGCCGGAGACCCGGATCCTGTTCTGGTCGAATTATTCCGACGAAGCCTATGTGCGCGGCGTCTCGCGCATCGTGCCGGATGGCGCCGCCTACGGCTATGTGCTGAAATCCGCCTCGGACGAGCGGCTGAAGCTGGCATTGCGCTCGATCTTCATCGAGAGCCAGTGCGTCATCGACCGCGAGGTGCGCGGCCTGCAGCAGAAAAGCCTCGGCCAGACCAACGGTTTTACCGATTCCGAATACGAGATTCTCGTCGATATCGCGCTGGGGCTGACCGACAGGGCGATCGCCAAACGCCGGGGCCTGTCGCTGCGCAGCGTGCAGAACCGCCTGCAGCAGCTCTACGACAAGCTCGACGTCTACCAGAGCGCTGGCGACCACCATGAGGACGGCCGCTTCAACCTCCGCGCCCGCGCCGTCACCGTCGCTTTCCTGCGCAAGCTCTTGAACTATAGCGCGCTGGAGCGGGCCGAGGCCGAGCTGCAGGAGTGGCTCGACGGAAAGTAG